In one Desulforegula conservatrix Mb1Pa genomic region, the following are encoded:
- a CDS encoding IS5/IS1182 family transposase, whose product MKQLGLFDWKERYTRIDKNGDPLVELNKVIPWEDFRSVLSNVFVKARKSNAGAKPYDVILMFKILILQSLYNLSDDGIEYQILDRLSFMRFLSIDAGDKVPDSKTIWLF is encoded by the coding sequence ATGAAGCAGCTTGGATTATTTGACTGGAAAGAGCGCTATACGAGAATTGACAAGAATGGAGATCCATTAGTTGAATTGAATAAGGTGATTCCATGGGAGGATTTTCGTTCTGTTTTGAGTAATGTTTTTGTGAAGGCTCGAAAGAGCAACGCGGGCGCAAAACCGTATGATGTTATCCTGATGTTTAAAATACTGATTTTACAGTCTCTTTACAACCTTTCTGATGATGGGATTGAATATCAGATTTTAGACCGATTGTCCTTTATGCGTTTTCTTTCAATTGATGCAGGCGATAAAGTTCCCGATTCCAAGACGATCTGGCTTTTTAG